The genomic segment TGCTCGCCCAGACGGCGGGCGACCTCGAGCTGATCGTCATCGACGACGGCTCGACCGACGCGACGCCCGAGATTCTCGGACGGGTGAGCGACCCGCGCCTTCGCGTCCTGCGCCAGGCGCGCCTCGGGCTCACGCTCTCGCTCAACCGGGCCCTCGGCCTCGCGCGCGGCGCACTGGTCGCACGGCTCGACGCCGACGACGTCGCACTCCCAGAGCGCTTCGCGCGTCAGCGCGCCTTCCTCGCCGCGCATCCCGACATCGGCCTGCTCGGCACGGGGGCGCGCGAGGTGGACGCGGCGGGACATGAGGTGGCGCTCGTGGTCCCGCCAGCGGACGACGCGACGATCCGCCGGGCGCTCATCCGGCGGAACCCGTTCGTGCACTCCTCGGTGATGGCGCGGCGCGAGGCCGTCCTCCGCGCGGGCGGCTACGACGCGACGCTACCGGTCGCGCAGGACTACGACCTCTGGATGCGGCTGGCCCCGGTCACACGGCTCGCGAACCTCCCGGAGCCTCTCGTCGTGCGCCGCCTCGTGCCCGGGCGGGTCTCGGCGGCGCGCGACGGCGACCGGCTCCGCGCCGAGGCGCGCGTGCGCTGGCGAGCCGTGCGGGGCGGCGCGTACCCGCCCTGGGACGCGGTCTTCGCGCTGCGGCCGCTGCTGGCGCTGGCGCTGCCGCCCGGCCTCCGGCGCGCCCTGCGGCGCGCCCGGCAGTGAGGGGGGATCGCGGGGCGGCGATGGTAGTATGAACGCGTGCGTATCCTCATCACCGGCATCACCGGCTTCGTCGGGAGCCATCTCGCCGAGCTGGCGCTCGCCCGCGGCGTCGACGTCATCGGGTCGTTGCGCTGGCGCAGCAAGACCGAGCACATCGAGCACATCCGCGACCGGCTGATGCTGGTCGAGTCCGATCTGCGCGACCTCCTTTCCGTGCGGACGGTGCTCGAGCAGGCGCGGCCGGACTGGATCATCCACCTCGCCGCGCAGAGCTTCGTCCACGCGTCGTGGTCCACGCCG from the Candidatus Methylomirabilota bacterium genome contains:
- a CDS encoding glycosyltransferase, with the translated sequence MSAPPVSVLMAVRDGAPWVADAVRSVLAQTAGDLELIVIDDGSTDATPEILGRVSDPRLRVLRQARLGLTLSLNRALGLARGALVARLDADDVALPERFARQRAFLAAHPDIGLLGTGAREVDAAGHEVALVVPPADDATIRRALIRRNPFVHSSVMARREAVLRAGGYDATLPVAQDYDLWMRLAPVTRLANLPEPLVVRRLVPGRVSAARDGDRLRAEARVRWRAVRGGAYPPWDAVFALRPLLALALPPGLRRALRRARQ